A genomic region of Papaver somniferum cultivar HN1 chromosome 7, ASM357369v1, whole genome shotgun sequence contains the following coding sequences:
- the LOC113297454 gene encoding zinc finger CCCH domain-containing protein 38-like isoform X2 has product MTESVRRRSSKWDLKEDPDHFPTEIRQGSGWSGRESRSEWKVSKGLNSHDPKWSSMEARSVSRNEGNSRWSSSLEPTSRNRGIEIYEFDKRDYNDMSRTMALDGDRSYSLSMSPGLDGWREKNRSRSPKGGWSRSHRSRSRSPPHGYRRDLEGSNGGRRSGSHICGEFAEERSIRGNSHRFLHQDIQDTYEHNGRRHPGRSPGRGGSKHEKGGIRNAYTEEQMDRPRDKISRGYEDVYHRDLEKSEILRSNNISSDRPCIDFLEGNCRKGSSCRYPHHGAPSEGRGIRVRDLDRKETTVFYGHDNKRESQRLCKFYAAGYCRNGDSCRFSHEGAARGSPEGRSRDDRRGHDLDHENRLQGGSKWSDKQPADSAYDGPDARSVTEKLVHHLSDENRSWGGPKWSDITDSHSAGNERRSSRGSKWSDRDAVPEEKSNVWGNDNVGEKIGVVDPRSKERSFNSQQSHLDNASRTWGGPSRDDKPIDFALHKSPQWISDNSGGSMGFEEPKGSGKFLASESMISTRDIEQYSLPINDSRGHNQDSQSHITNEMSIKIGKPDATQEVSAQPLSSFNMNIQSQTVLPTQPFNMNGGTQQQSSNPYSRTLPQHVEPIKKSDLVDPRLMLQQVTSGTSMMQNVSSNETVAQLTNLSASLAQIFGNGQHLPQLYAALNPSTSGLVSSHPIEPTQVIALQPLIQLNQTTPCEKQYDPINDSIDQTDVAGGGSQSPMKSIVPSSTAADPSGGDPPKISSLEEKVNASNELKQPEKVMDKKEETVQIDADGDGDGDNQGDEEGKKSKDPKGMRVFKFALVQFVKEILKPTWKEGQMSKEAHKTIVKKVVDKVTSTIQAAQIPQTQEKTDQYLSYSKPKLTKLVQAYVEKHSKT; this is encoded by the exons ATGACTGAAAGTGTTCGGAGGCGGAGTTCTAAGTGGGATTTGAAAGAAGATCCGGACCATTTTCCTACAGAAATTAGGCAAGGCAGTGGGTGGTCTGGAAGAGAATCTAGATCAGAGTGGAAAGTTTCTAAAGGCCTAAACAGTCATGACCCGAAGTGGTCTAGTATGGAAGCAAGAAGTGTTTCAAGAAATGAAGGTAATTCTAGATGGTCATCGTCGTTGGAACCGACATCACGAAACAGAGGCATAGAAATTTACGAGTTTGACAAAAGAGATTATAATGATATGTCGAGAACCATGGCGCTCGATGGTGATCGAAGTTACAGTTTGAGTATGTCTCCTGGTCTTGATGGGTGGAGAGAAAAGAATCGAAGTCGTTCTCCTAAGGGTGGTTGGAGCAGGTCGCACAG GAGCAGGAGCAGGAGCCCGCCCCATGGTTATAGGCGCGACTTAGAGGGATCTAATGGTGGGAGAAGAAGTGGATCACATATATGCGGCGAGTTTGCAGAAGAGAGGAGTATACGTGGCAATAGTCACAGGTTTCTTCATCAAGATATTCAGGACACCTATGAGCATAATGGTAGAAGGCATCCGGGAAGAAGCCCAGGAAGGGGTGGAAGTAAGCATGAGAAGGGTGGAATAAGGAACGCTTACACAGAAGAACAAATGGATCGTCCACGGGATAAGATTTCCCGTGGGTATGAGGATGTTTATCATCGCGATTTGGAGAAGAGTGAGATACTGAGGAGCAACAACATATCCTCGGATCGGCCCTGTATCGATTTTTTGGAAGGAAACTGCCGCAAGGGTTCATCTTGCAGATACCCTCATCATGGTGCTCCATCAGAAGGCCGTGGAATAAGAGTAAGGGACCTTGATAGGAAGGAGACTACTGTATTTTATGGACATGACAATAAGCGCGAATCACAAAGGCTCTGCAAATTTTATGCTGCAGGCTATTGTCGCAATGGAGACAGTTGCAGATTTTCTCACGAGGGTGCAGCTCGAGGTAGTCCTGAAGGGAGGTCACGTGATGATAGACGGGGGCATGATTTGGATCATGAGAATAGGTTGCAGGGAGGTTCAAAATGGAGTGATAAACAACCGGCAGACTCGGCATATGATGGTCCGGATGCACGGTCAGTTACTGAGAAACTAGTTCATCATCTGAGTGATGAGAATAGATCTTGGGGAGGTCCAAAATGGAGTGATATTACTGATAGCCATAGTGCTGGTAACGAAAGAAGATCATCCAGAGGTTCTAAGTGGAGTGACAGAGATGCTGTTCCAGAGGAGAAGTCAAATGTTTGGGGGAATGACAATGTTGGTGAAAAGATAGGTGTTGTTGATCCAAGGTCTAAGGAGAGGTCTTTCAATAGTCAGCAGAGCCACTTGGATAATGCAAGTAGAACATGGGGAGGTCCATCACGGGATGATAAGCCAATAGATTTTGCcctccacaaatctcctcaatgGATAAGTGATAACAGTGGTGGGAGCATGGGTTTTGAAGAACCAAAGGGTAGTGGGAAATTTCTTGCATCTGAATCAATGATTTCTACGAGGGATATAGAGCAATACTCTCTCCCGATTAATGACAGTAGGGGACACAATCAAGATTCACAATCCCACATCACTAATGAGATGTCTATCAAAATTGGCAAACCTGATGCAACACAAGAAGTCTCAGCTCAACCTCTTTCAAGCTTCAATATGAATATACAAAGTCAAACAGTATTACCTACTCAGCCTTTCAACATGAATGGTGGAACTCAGCAGCAGTCTTCAAATCCATACAGTCGAACACTTCCCCAACACGTAGAACCAATAAAAAAATCAGATCTTGTTGATCCAAGATTGATGTTACAGCAGGTAACATCTGGGACTTCTATGATGCAAAACGTATCTAGTAATGAGACGGTAGCACAGCTAACAAACCTTTCAGCGTCATTGGCTCAGATATTTGGAAATGGTCAGCATCTTCCACAACTGTATGCAGCTCTGAACCCTAGCACTTCAGGTTTGGTGTCTTCACACCCTATTGAACCAACCCAAGTAATTGCTCTACAACCCCTCATTCAGCTCAATCAAACTACTCCATGTGAAAAGCAGTATGATCCTATTAATGACAGCATCGACCAGACCGATGTTGCTGGTGGAGGTTCTCAATCCCCTATGAAAAGTATTGTTCCATCGTCTACTGCTGCTGATCCTAGTGGGGGTGATCCTCCAAAGATTAGTAGTTTGGAGGAAAAAGTAAATGCGAGTAACGAGTTGAAACAGCCTGAGAAAGTCATGGATAAAAAAGAGGAAACTGTGCAGATAGATGCAGATGGAGATGGTGATGGAGACAATCAGGGGGATGAAGAAGGTAAAAAAAGCAAGGATCCCAAGGGGATGCGGGTGTTCAAATTTGCACTCGTGCAGTTTGTGAAGGAGATTCTGAAGCCCACATGGAAAGAAGGGCAAATGAGTAAAGAGGCTCACAAGACTATAGTGAAGAAGGTGGTTGATAAAGTGACTAGTACAATCCAGGCTGCTCAAATCCCACAAACACAGGAGAAAACTGATCAGTATTTGTCTTACTCAAAACCCAAGCTTACCAAACTTGTACAG GCATATGTGGAAAAACATTCGAAGACTTAG
- the LOC113297454 gene encoding zinc finger CCCH domain-containing protein 38-like isoform X1 translates to MAYTDLILEYEYKILKLSRLIIHRKYWISYLFFWNAMTESVRRRSSKWDLKEDPDHFPTEIRQGSGWSGRESRSEWKVSKGLNSHDPKWSSMEARSVSRNEGNSRWSSSLEPTSRNRGIEIYEFDKRDYNDMSRTMALDGDRSYSLSMSPGLDGWREKNRSRSPKGGWSRSHRSRSRSPPHGYRRDLEGSNGGRRSGSHICGEFAEERSIRGNSHRFLHQDIQDTYEHNGRRHPGRSPGRGGSKHEKGGIRNAYTEEQMDRPRDKISRGYEDVYHRDLEKSEILRSNNISSDRPCIDFLEGNCRKGSSCRYPHHGAPSEGRGIRVRDLDRKETTVFYGHDNKRESQRLCKFYAAGYCRNGDSCRFSHEGAARGSPEGRSRDDRRGHDLDHENRLQGGSKWSDKQPADSAYDGPDARSVTEKLVHHLSDENRSWGGPKWSDITDSHSAGNERRSSRGSKWSDRDAVPEEKSNVWGNDNVGEKIGVVDPRSKERSFNSQQSHLDNASRTWGGPSRDDKPIDFALHKSPQWISDNSGGSMGFEEPKGSGKFLASESMISTRDIEQYSLPINDSRGHNQDSQSHITNEMSIKIGKPDATQEVSAQPLSSFNMNIQSQTVLPTQPFNMNGGTQQQSSNPYSRTLPQHVEPIKKSDLVDPRLMLQQVTSGTSMMQNVSSNETVAQLTNLSASLAQIFGNGQHLPQLYAALNPSTSGLVSSHPIEPTQVIALQPLIQLNQTTPCEKQYDPINDSIDQTDVAGGGSQSPMKSIVPSSTAADPSGGDPPKISSLEEKVNASNELKQPEKVMDKKEETVQIDADGDGDGDNQGDEEGKKSKDPKGMRVFKFALVQFVKEILKPTWKEGQMSKEAHKTIVKKVVDKVTSTIQAAQIPQTQEKTDQYLSYSKPKLTKLVQAYVEKHSKT, encoded by the exons ATTATACATAGGAAGTACTGGATCTCCTACTTATTTTTTTGGAATGCGATGACTGAAAGTGTTCGGAGGCGGAGTTCTAAGTGGGATTTGAAAGAAGATCCGGACCATTTTCCTACAGAAATTAGGCAAGGCAGTGGGTGGTCTGGAAGAGAATCTAGATCAGAGTGGAAAGTTTCTAAAGGCCTAAACAGTCATGACCCGAAGTGGTCTAGTATGGAAGCAAGAAGTGTTTCAAGAAATGAAGGTAATTCTAGATGGTCATCGTCGTTGGAACCGACATCACGAAACAGAGGCATAGAAATTTACGAGTTTGACAAAAGAGATTATAATGATATGTCGAGAACCATGGCGCTCGATGGTGATCGAAGTTACAGTTTGAGTATGTCTCCTGGTCTTGATGGGTGGAGAGAAAAGAATCGAAGTCGTTCTCCTAAGGGTGGTTGGAGCAGGTCGCACAG GAGCAGGAGCAGGAGCCCGCCCCATGGTTATAGGCGCGACTTAGAGGGATCTAATGGTGGGAGAAGAAGTGGATCACATATATGCGGCGAGTTTGCAGAAGAGAGGAGTATACGTGGCAATAGTCACAGGTTTCTTCATCAAGATATTCAGGACACCTATGAGCATAATGGTAGAAGGCATCCGGGAAGAAGCCCAGGAAGGGGTGGAAGTAAGCATGAGAAGGGTGGAATAAGGAACGCTTACACAGAAGAACAAATGGATCGTCCACGGGATAAGATTTCCCGTGGGTATGAGGATGTTTATCATCGCGATTTGGAGAAGAGTGAGATACTGAGGAGCAACAACATATCCTCGGATCGGCCCTGTATCGATTTTTTGGAAGGAAACTGCCGCAAGGGTTCATCTTGCAGATACCCTCATCATGGTGCTCCATCAGAAGGCCGTGGAATAAGAGTAAGGGACCTTGATAGGAAGGAGACTACTGTATTTTATGGACATGACAATAAGCGCGAATCACAAAGGCTCTGCAAATTTTATGCTGCAGGCTATTGTCGCAATGGAGACAGTTGCAGATTTTCTCACGAGGGTGCAGCTCGAGGTAGTCCTGAAGGGAGGTCACGTGATGATAGACGGGGGCATGATTTGGATCATGAGAATAGGTTGCAGGGAGGTTCAAAATGGAGTGATAAACAACCGGCAGACTCGGCATATGATGGTCCGGATGCACGGTCAGTTACTGAGAAACTAGTTCATCATCTGAGTGATGAGAATAGATCTTGGGGAGGTCCAAAATGGAGTGATATTACTGATAGCCATAGTGCTGGTAACGAAAGAAGATCATCCAGAGGTTCTAAGTGGAGTGACAGAGATGCTGTTCCAGAGGAGAAGTCAAATGTTTGGGGGAATGACAATGTTGGTGAAAAGATAGGTGTTGTTGATCCAAGGTCTAAGGAGAGGTCTTTCAATAGTCAGCAGAGCCACTTGGATAATGCAAGTAGAACATGGGGAGGTCCATCACGGGATGATAAGCCAATAGATTTTGCcctccacaaatctcctcaatgGATAAGTGATAACAGTGGTGGGAGCATGGGTTTTGAAGAACCAAAGGGTAGTGGGAAATTTCTTGCATCTGAATCAATGATTTCTACGAGGGATATAGAGCAATACTCTCTCCCGATTAATGACAGTAGGGGACACAATCAAGATTCACAATCCCACATCACTAATGAGATGTCTATCAAAATTGGCAAACCTGATGCAACACAAGAAGTCTCAGCTCAACCTCTTTCAAGCTTCAATATGAATATACAAAGTCAAACAGTATTACCTACTCAGCCTTTCAACATGAATGGTGGAACTCAGCAGCAGTCTTCAAATCCATACAGTCGAACACTTCCCCAACACGTAGAACCAATAAAAAAATCAGATCTTGTTGATCCAAGATTGATGTTACAGCAGGTAACATCTGGGACTTCTATGATGCAAAACGTATCTAGTAATGAGACGGTAGCACAGCTAACAAACCTTTCAGCGTCATTGGCTCAGATATTTGGAAATGGTCAGCATCTTCCACAACTGTATGCAGCTCTGAACCCTAGCACTTCAGGTTTGGTGTCTTCACACCCTATTGAACCAACCCAAGTAATTGCTCTACAACCCCTCATTCAGCTCAATCAAACTACTCCATGTGAAAAGCAGTATGATCCTATTAATGACAGCATCGACCAGACCGATGTTGCTGGTGGAGGTTCTCAATCCCCTATGAAAAGTATTGTTCCATCGTCTACTGCTGCTGATCCTAGTGGGGGTGATCCTCCAAAGATTAGTAGTTTGGAGGAAAAAGTAAATGCGAGTAACGAGTTGAAACAGCCTGAGAAAGTCATGGATAAAAAAGAGGAAACTGTGCAGATAGATGCAGATGGAGATGGTGATGGAGACAATCAGGGGGATGAAGAAGGTAAAAAAAGCAAGGATCCCAAGGGGATGCGGGTGTTCAAATTTGCACTCGTGCAGTTTGTGAAGGAGATTCTGAAGCCCACATGGAAAGAAGGGCAAATGAGTAAAGAGGCTCACAAGACTATAGTGAAGAAGGTGGTTGATAAAGTGACTAGTACAATCCAGGCTGCTCAAATCCCACAAACACAGGAGAAAACTGATCAGTATTTGTCTTACTCAAAACCCAAGCTTACCAAACTTGTACAG GCATATGTGGAAAAACATTCGAAGACTTAG